The genomic interval TCATAGGCCATCTTCAGGGCCTCTAGAGTGAGATCTGTCGTCATGCGATCACTTAGCTTCCAGCCCACTATTTGTTTTGTGTATAGATCCAAGATGCTAGCCAGATAGAGCTTCCCCTGGCGGCATGGAATGTAGGTGATGTCTGCTACCCATTTTTCATTGGGTTTCGTTGCCTTAAAATCTTGGTTTAGAATGTTAGGAGCGATGGGCAGGTCATGACTAGAGTCCGTTGTAACGACTTTAAACTTCTTAGCCATACACGACCGGAGGTTGTGTTCTCGCATGATAACACCTACCGTGCGCTCAGAGACTATCCATCCTTCTTCCAACAGTTTTCCATGGATTCTAGGGCTGCCATACGTTTCTTCCGAGTCATAAAAGAACCAGGTCACACGCTCAATTAAATGGGCTTTACGCTTCGCACGTTCGGAGGGCTCTGAGGCTCTCCACTTGTAATAGCCACTCCTTGATACCTTAAGGACTTCGCACATCTTCTTTAATCGAAACTCATAGCGATGATCTTCGATAAATTGGAACCTTAGTTCTTTGCTTTGCTGAAGATGTGCATGGCCTTTTTTAAGATAGCGATCTCTTCCTTCAGGTCTTCAATCTCTCGGTCCCTTTCTTCTAGCTGTTGCGATTGCTGACGAAGGGTTTCCCCCTGATTCACAGGCTCATTCTCGAATTCTCGGTACTTTCCAAGCCAGTTACGCAATGTGCTTGCGCTGATATTTAACTCGTCGGCTATTTGCTCTATAGACTTCGACTGCTCTTGCACGTACTTCA from Bacillus horti carries:
- a CDS encoding IS3 family transposase, encoding MEDHRYEFRLKKMCEVLKVSRSGYYKWRASEPSERAKRKAHLIERVTWFFYDSEETYGSPRIHGKLLEEGWIVSERTVGVIMREHNLRSCMAKKFKVVTTDSSHDLPIAPNILNQDFKATKPNEKWVADITYIPCRQGKLYLASILDLYTKQIVGWKLSDRMTTDLTLEALKMAYERKTPPKGLIHHSDRGSQYASKEYRAQLESYEMEPSMSRKGNCYDNACIEAFHSILKRELIYSRPKFKTKEEAQQKLYRYIEFFYNRKRSNSTIGYMSPVRFEQLYYQEVA
- a CDS encoding transposase codes for the protein MSGARQKYNETFKRETVKYVQEQSKSIEQIADELNISASTLRNWLGKYREFENEPVNQGETLRQQSQQLEERDREIEDLKEEIAILKKAMHIFSKAKN